The region CTTCATGCTGGGCAAAGTTGCAGacctttacaaaacaaaataatacagcCATATGGGTTTTTAGGTGAAGTGTTGTTAGAACTTTACGAGgaatacttattttatttttaaaaatcctttttcacttttatgtcTTGTTTTCCAAAAGCACTAAATTATTAATCTAACCTCATAAAATCTGAGACTAATTTAGACCCAAATTAGAGATCTGATTTTTTGTCTACGTGACAGTTCAAATTATATACAATAAACAGATCATTTTAGGTTAAAATGTGATTGGGAAACGTCTGCCCTTTGCTGTTGTTGCACAGATAtgagatttattattttttccttaagctttataaaatacatatttttgaggtTGCTAAATCTTTATACAGCAATCATGCACTACACCCGAGGGTGtcttattagattttttaaaatgtaaatactacATTTGAATTTGGTTAAACAGTCTGGCACTGTGTACTTCAAGTCTTCAGTATTACATTTCCACTATATGCTTATCAGAAGTTGCCCTAATAGCACAGAATAAAATctgttcagatttcttttttttttgaggcaaCTCCtctattttttatcttaaatggtTATATTTACCATCTAGATAAAACTGCACTCatgagtttagaaaaaaaaactatgataTGTTGTATTATATCAACAATtccatgttaaaaaaagaatgtcTTTACATTGACTGAGCTTATTAAAACAAGACCAAACTGAATGTTTGATGTAGCTGAAGCTGAAAAGATTCAGAGCAAGCACtgaaaattgtacattttgttgTTATCCATTAGATGatcagttcattttttaaagttatttcacaACATTAGGTCATGTATGAATTAATGTGGATTGTGGAATTATGCATAACCTCTTTTACATTATTGGCCATTAATGTGGTTTTCATAGGCTATAAAACAATTAGATTGTATCACCAAGTTCAAACTGTTACAATTGGTGTTGGCATAGAAGTAAGACTGATTGGCAACTGAACTGCGTAAAGATTTGCACAGGTTCCATTTATGTTGTTTGTAAAGGTTCCATTTATGTCGTACTTGTGTACGACATGTCTACTAAAGACATGAATCAAACTTCATGAAGCTCAGTGAACAAAAAGATACATCGTAAGTGGCACTGTAGAGAACACATTGGCTCTGTTTGTGTGCTGCTTTGAATCATTTGTTAGAATTATTGATTGCAGTAAATCTTGTATGGAATTGTGGGATGACTGAGCAGATCAATGAAGTTGTGCTTACAGTATAGTGTCATATCTCATATGTCCCATTCTAGGGCTGGAATAGAGCACCCCAACCCTCATCCACCCCCCCAGGCCCCCAGGCGCAACCACCATCACCTATTTTATCGTCTCTTCTCACATCCCTCTCACATCGCCAACTGCACCCCACCATCAACTGGTGAGTGACGCCACAATGAATGCCTCTTTTGACTGCTACCTCTCACACAGAAGCACATTAAATGCATCCCAGATGCAGTGACCCGGAGGTATGCATCTGCAGGAGTTGCACAGTGTCATCGCTGTAATTCTACTCTCTCCTCCGGATAGTTCTTATCACTCAGATCGACAACTGCCATTATCAATCTTCCCCTGTGCAGCCTCTGCATCATTAGGTGAGAGTATTTCACTAAGAACTCTAACATAGGTTTCATTCCTGTCTTGTCCTCTCTTGCATTCCACTGCAAGTTGGCATAGTGCCAGGCTGTGCCATGTAGCGCAACAGTGCCACCTAAAGGTTCAGTACCACCACATGTCAAGCCTGACCTACAGACTCTGATCTCACCGCTTTCCACTTCTCTCCCTGCGGtttctctctttcctgtttttgtccACGTGTGTTCCATTAGATTATAACTGTGTGTTGTGTAGTGCTgctttattagcagaaaaattAATAAGGCTTTGATAAAAAGCAGCATGGATTACGTTGAAATTTGAGGCTCATTATTGGCTAATCCTTTTTGAATTGGATGTGTATCAAGTTCCAGACGAGCTTTACTCAGTTTGCTAGTGTGATTTGAGAGGAGGCATTTAATTCAAGCATAGATGATGAGGCAAAGCTCACAGTGACATTCACAATACCACTGTAGCGGTCTAATTATTGACTATTGTTGCAGCAGCAGGTGTTGAATAGGTTACAAAATCTTTAGTGATATTACaatacacattaaaataaagaaacaaacaaaaaacatgaaaacactgTTATGAGAAGAGAGGTGAAACGTCTGCTTTTTTTCACGTTGGCAGCATTTTTGCTGTGATGATGACCGTTATCTGAGTAGAtaggcaagaaaaaaatgtttctttcacaaAGAACATTGAATCACAATTATTGTTGTGTAGATACAGTTTGCCAGTTTTCTAAACTGGGTGCTGAAGAAAAAACGTAAGGCAAGAAAATTGCTTACCCACTtgcattttcttaaatattaattcagtagttttaataataaaacatgttgataattATCATCCTCAAATTACAATTCTGAGTCCATGATCAACTCCATTAATTAGCAGGTggtctttctttctctctttctttcttcctttctttctttctttctttctttctttgtttctatctttctttttcaatttaGGTTGAGACACAGAGGAATTTGTTGTAGTTATAACTCTCCAgtactgtttttctctttcttcagaCTACCCTATAGTGGGTCCCTAATCTAGACTGGCACTTCAGCACTGTGGAACAGGGCAGTTATAGGCAGTACTTATAGACCAGTAAAAGTGCTCCTTTACCTGCTGTCTGGTGTGCATGGGCCCCTTCGTTTTGAACCCTCCTTGGGAGCTGCTCTCTGAGGCACTGAAGTGGTCGGAGCTCGTGGAGGATCTCTTGGAAAGGGTGTCACAGGCCCCAACAAATGTGTTATCCAATGGGAGTTCCTGGATCACATGATGTTTCTTGACTGATACAGGTGTGTCGGCCTTAAGATGAAAGGCCGACTGTGGTGAGGCTGACTTGTAGTGCCGAGCCAGGTCGGGACTGCTTGGTTTGAAGGTGGTAGTAGGCGTGGCATTCCAATCAAAGCGTCCAATCCCTTGTTCTTCCAGCTCAGTGGGCAGACTGATGGTTCCGTTAATTGGTTCATGGGCAGGATCATCTGGTTTGTTCCCCTCGATGGTGACAAAGTTGAGCAAAGAGCTTTTGGGGGACTTTCTTTTCTTgcgctttttctttttgttctgcttgttttctgtgttgGGTGACATCCACTCAGCCCCTTGCTTTTTTCTCTGTGCGGCTTTAAATCTGGATGCATGGCGACAGCGCAGCAGCACAGTCACAAAGATGACAATGATCACCACCAATGCGCCGGTAACAAAGGCTATCATTATGGTTAAATAGTCACCATTTTGATAAGTTTCGCTACTTTCACCAATGTTTCTGTCTATTGGGGTCTCCATGGTGCGCCGGATGAGATCATAAATGAGTGTTGCGTTGCCCACAGTGTCATTGACATACAAAAATACAAGCACCAGGGTATGGAGTGATTTGGGATATCCTAGGTCACTGATATTGACCACTAATCTGTGTAAGCCTATGTCAGTTATTGCAGGCTTTTCTTCCAGTGTAATGTTTCCAGTGACAGGGTCGATTCTGAATAAACCCTTGTTATTCCCACTCACAATAGTGTATTTCAGTTCAGCATTCATCCCTGTGTCACCATCCACAGCAAACACCTCAGCTACCACAGATCCCGGGATAGAGGACAGAGGGACAAGCTTGAAAGATGTGTTTGAGGGTGGATAGATGACAATTGGCGTGTTGTCGTTAACATCAATGACATTGATGGTCACCTTTGCGACTGAGGAGCAAGGAGGCCTGCCACTGTCCACAGCCTTAACATCAAAAGTATAGGAGCTCTGTTGCTCCCTGTCAAAAGACACATTAGATTTTATCACCCCAGAGTATGGATCTAGTATAAAGTTCTCATTGTCATTCAgaatagagagagagacggcAGCATTTTCTCCTGCATCTGAGTCTGTCACAGTTATCACCCCCACAGTGCTGTATTTAGGCAGATTCTCTGACACAAAGAACTGAAAGTGGTTATGTGTGAACTTAGGATTGTTATCATTTTCATCCAGCACAGTCACAATAACAGTTGCCTGTGTTTGCAAAGGGGGAGTTCCGTTATCTCTCGCCGTTACGGTGAAGAGGAATCTATCCTGATCCTCCCTATCAAAAACCCTAGATGCAGTCAGGACCCCAGTTTTACGGTCCAGATCAAAAAATGATGCATTCGGTCCCAGCTGATACACTATCTCTGCATTCTTCCCACTGTCCTCATCTGTAGCGGTAAGGGTGGTGAGGAACAGGTCGCGCTTGTTGTTTTCCATGACGGGCAGCTCGATGACTGGCTGAGTAAAAATAGGTGGGTTGTCATTCTCATCCTCTAGCCTCACTCTCACCAAGGCCGTCTGATTCAAACTCGGTTTTCCAGAATCTGAAGCAACAATTTTAAAGTTGTATTCCTTCGTCCCCTCGTAGTCAAGCAGAGCAGATGTTTCCAGCAGATACTGGTTGTCGTACACAGCTTTCAGATGGAAAGGTACATCCTTCTCTATAAAACAAATGACCTTGCCATTTATGTCAGTGTCTCTGTCTGAAACTGTGATGAGAGCAATCTTAGTATTGATGGGATCCTTCTCTGAGAGGAAAACAGTCCCGTTAATGGGACTGATTATGTATCTCAGGTCTATATTAGGTGGATTGTCATTAACATCAGTCACATTTATAGTAACAGTAGCTCTGGCTGGACTTGAGCTGCCATCGCTGGCTAAAACAGAGAGCTTGTGAATAGCAGTTTCCTCCCGGTCCAAAGGTCTCTGTACTGTAATTAGGCCAGAGGTTGTATTTAATGCAAAAAGTCTTTTAGTCGCAGGAGACACTTGAGTTCCAAATACGTAATGTATGTCTGCATTTGCCCCAATGTCTGCATCCGTAGCCTGGAGTTGCACCACAGATGTGCCTATAGGGGAGTTCTCGGGTATATGCACCTCTATCTGACTCTCTTTGAACACTGGCTTGTTATCATTGACATCTGTTACAGTCACCTGAAGAATGGCAGTGCTGGATTTCTGTGGACTGCCACCGTCCTCCACTTTAATCTTCATCACATAAGTATCCTTCTGCTCCCGGTCAAGATTCTGCTGCACAATAAGCTGGGGCCACTTCTCCCCCTCAGGCGTCTCCACAATGTCTAAACCGAAGGCACTTTGCCCATTGATCAGCTCGTATTTGTGGACACTGTTGGGGCCAGTGTCTGGGTCAGTGGCAGAAGGAATAGCAAAGCGGCTGTTAATGAGAGTGTTCTCTGGGATAGAGATGTTGATCACAGGGGACGGGAACATGGGGGCATTATCATTTGTGTCTTTGACGATTATTTTGATCTTAATCAGCCTGAAAAAATCATTAGGCAGGATAACCACTTCAATTTCAAAGGAACACTCACTGTCCTCAAATGAGGGACCGGGGCACAACTTCTCTCTGTCAATTCGGTTTGATGTTGTGAATATCTCTCCAGTACTGCTCAGAACACGGACCAGTGGGTTGTCTCCAGCTTTGGAGACCAGCCGGTACACAAGATTTGCACTTGCTCCAGTGGCAGCATTTGTATGGGAAATGTTTAAGTCCTTTGGTATATTTCCAATAAGGACATTTTCTTGCAATTCCTCCCTGATGGGATAAATTAATTCTTGAGCTATTGAAGGATCAAGCCATATGCAGGCAAGCAGAGCAGCCAACAGGTAATAGTCTTTCAGATCCATAGCAATGTTAATTTCTCTTCAGGCTTTGTAGTTTAATTATTCACTTCTGTGCAGTGTTGACCACGATGACAGTAATCTTCCAAGAAAATACCTATGAATACACGAGAGAGTTTTTCTTCAGTGAACTTTCTTTAGCATGCACAGTAATGATGTTTATTCTgctttactaaaataaaattgttttcctCACTGTTGTCTTTTCTGAGTGCGTAATATTAAATCCAACTGCAAAAGTTCTGCAAATATCATTTAAACATTCACAAAAATCAGCAAATTCTAAACTGCAGCAGTATCTGTTTTTTCCCCCGCTTTTGCATTCCCTCCTAATTTCATGCTCACCAAGAATCTTTCACCCCTAAGGCTGGAAAACTTCACAACACATTACACAGTCTTAATAATTTCTCACTTAAATTGGCAAAGTTAAAGAGCTTAAGCTGTGTGTGGGCTCCTAAACGAATGAATGCGCATGAATGAAGCCTACAAAGTAAGCTTAGTCAGATGTTGAATTCAGCGGGCATCTGAGACCTCTTCTTATCATACATACATACCCCAAATCCGTtgcagcaaagaagaaaaactggagTGTGTCAGCTCATAGTCTTCTCATCCCTTGATGCCGTATGCGAGTTTATTCAGGTAAAGAGATCCCTCTCTGCCTCTGTGGCGTTTTGCTccagaaaagagagagagagagaggaggggaaaaaagcccCTGTCGGAGTGATCAGACAGATGAATAGGTTTGATGTAAAAGCTGCAAAGCACAAAAACTGGGGTTAATGTGAGGCTGCATTGCTAGTGTCGCAGTTCCTTTCTCCCAATTTAACTTCAGGAATGGACAGGGAATGACGGCGCGACCTGCGAGGATTGCGGTGATCAGCGTCGGTCCCCCGGTAAACCCAGGAAGGTGATCAGTGTTTTGTGATGCCTTTCACAAGTAGAGatccaaacagaaaaatcaatggTGATCTCCCGTAAACGTCCCGAGAAACCCggcttcccccccccctttgCTTATACCCGGCTACCTGTGAAGGTGAAGGTGCCGATGAGGTGAACGCAGGAGGAGACACTCGTGTCCCGTCATGATTCAACTTCACGCAGCTCCATCAATAACTGCACAAATGTTtgcacaaaacagcaaaaaatgaaaaatagaatttgttgttgtttttttttataaaaaaaacgaAGAGGTGCAAAATCTGAGATTCAATCCCACTCGGAGATGTCAAGCAACATAAAAAGCCTCTACTGTGTTATACACCGATACTCCGAGAGCACACTGCCGCTTATCCTCGCAGTCTCACTCCCAGAGCAGAATATCTTGCACTAACTCTTTGTAAACCCATAGGAGGGGTGGTGAAGTATACCACTCCAATGCTCCCCCCTTTCCAACCCCGCCGACCCTCGTCATTGGACACCGCCCATCTCTTTCAGCTGCGTTGTCAACCCAGAGCCGCGGCAGGATTGGTCCGCAGTCACGTCACTTAAATCGGTCCGGAGGGTCGTCGGCGAGCGAGCCGCTCGGAGAGGATGCTGCAGGCTGCAGGGAGACGCTTAACCAAAACCCGGAGGCTGGAGGGGGTTGATGATGAGGATGACGACGAGGATGATGAAGCTGGCAGTTCTACTGATGATAAcgtctaaataaaaaaagcggATATTCTTCCGCTTTTATATTATGTGTAGATGAAGACAAACCTAACTGGGTGCCTTTTAAAGGGACTCATGAACGCGCAAATGCCAACCTGTTTGCCTGTTGTCAGGTAGGCTGCAATAATTGGCGAGCTgctttgaaaaggaaaaaaaaaaaaaacacggtgAATTTTGGcacagcaaaatatttaaataaataaactgaagctTTGAATAAAAGCTTTGTGTGAGAGTCTCCCATAACTGTGCTCCAGACAAAGAATCTGTTGTCTAAGCATCTTTGCGGTTAGGTGCATATTTGCGCTGCGCAGCTCTTCGCACCCCGCAGCCAGCCGTCAGCAATTGTCCGTCAGAAATAACCTTGACAGTTATCCTCTGTCATCAAAGCTGTGTGCAACATAGGGTGTGAGCGCTTTGCGTTGTGGACAAATtacacttcttcttctttttttccttttcttttttaataagttttacTGCCTAATGCGCAATTTATGCTGATCTCAGACTGTTGTGATTTGGCTTTTGAAATGATCCTAATAACTGATTTTCAAGTTTCATAGGAGGTATATAGTGAATAACCAACAAAATGGCATGTTAGAAATAACAGCAGTTaaccaaaattaaacaaaatgtaaattagaaTAGGCCTTTGAGATACAGCCGTCATTTATTGCCGTCAACCTTCAGATTGTTGCTTAATTTCAGTTTAGTGCCTATAACTCTCAACTGAAGCCGCAGCTCTCTGCATGTGttgcttcttctgctgctgagaAAGGCAGGATGTGTAGCAGAGGAGGAGTGCAGACTACCACGGTGAACACTGCCATCTTGAGGTGGACCTTCACATGCGCCCCTTAATCCAGAGTTGAGCTTCAAATCTCCCGTAACCTCACAGTTCTGAATCGAGATTTCACTTAAAGCTCTTGTGCACCCAGGAGAACAGCCTGCGTAACAGATTACACAGCGAGTGACGGGGTAAGGAGCAACGTGCAAAAGGCCAGAAAACAAAAGTGAGAATAAGCACCAATGTTGGTAAATGGTGATGGAAGCAATGCAAAGGACAGGCGAGCCACACCGCTGAGGTGAGAACTGGGCTGCGAATCTCTCTGGAGAGTGTGGCTTAGTGCCCGGTCAGCAGTCCATTAGCACAACCAGCCTAGTGGCCTGACCTTTCTGCCTCCAGATTCAGCCATCAGTGTCCTTAGCTGGGAGAGAACAGCCAAAGGAGGGATCTGTCACTTTAGTTTAAAGTCTGACACCCtgatgcagagagaaaaagtgaCAACATAACTGTCTTCATGGTGAAACAGTGTCTTGCTCTGGTGGCCAGCTGGAGTCATTAGTAACTCATCACCTGCTCTTACTTGCTCACTGGGAGTGTGCGTACATCTGTCTTGAGTTTTTCTGCATAGCGGAAAATATATCCAACTAAGTGGAAATGTTCTAACCCTGCCAGGTCTCTGaggtgttttttgtgtgttagcGCAGGAATAATTGCTCAGTAATTGGGAACACAGGACATAGAGAACACTTTAAGAAAAAGTCATTCCTCCCACCttctgaaataataattaagacTCTTGTTATGATCACCAGCTCGAGTAATTTGATGTGTATATGTCACAGGTTCAAcgaaaacatatatttattatcTTCTGACGGGAGTGTCGACTGTCAAAGGACCCTTGTCTCAAACACCAGAAGGAAATATGATAAGACACAGCAAAGCTCCTGATtctaaatttaacatttcactCAATTTTTATCGTCCCTTTTGGCAGTTTGAATTTGCTCCAGCTAGTGTTTTAGCTAGTTATATTACTGACAAGCGCCGAATGATGCAGTGTTGTAATACAGGTATAAGTAACTGGGGGTATATCTTCCTCAATCTCCCACTGAAAAGACAGCCTAAGGGAAGTGTCTACACCTAAGGCCTTATGATTCCTCATATACACAGTGCAGTCAATCACACCATTCACCTTGGTTTGATTCCCACACTGACTTATTGACTTGTCCAAGCTGCTGGATTGACCTCATGAATAACACAAGTACAAATATGTTTATCTTTCATGTCCATTAAAGAACAAGGTCAAACAGGTAATTTATGTACGTACTAAATAAAGCAAGGTCTAGCATGTAAGTGccagaaaatataaattgttGGTGTCGGATAGGACACACCATGATAGGGGAAGAAAAAGGGAGCtaaacatttttgctaaaaattgcaactttttcaatttttttatattaatagttgaaaccagatatttgcatttactgcatgttttctttgtctttttgtgacattaaatcagactagaccttttctgttttaggtcaattagttattaaaataaatatatttgctcaatgccagaaaaataaagattctgCAAGATAACTGTCTGAATTTCTTTAATGTCAGAAGCTTACCAGCATTAAAATTACTACGCCTCTAATACATTTGATGAAGTAAAACAGTGGATCTGTTTTAAAGCAATACCTCAAACACAGCTGCCTTTGGCGTCACCGtggaaacataataaataaggTAAGATATATGGTAGAGAGTTGTTGACCTAAACAAGTCTGGGTCATAATTGGGTACAATTCTGAGATGCCTTAAATTGCTCTGTTCATCTGTTTAACAGCAAGCGCCAGTGTAACGTCCAGCCGTTATGCTCATCAATAAGACGATGggttctgtgtcccagagatgAAAGTCTTCTGGTGTGAAATGTACACAACAGCCCCAGAACAAAGGAAAAAGACTTTGTGAAGATGCTGGCTGAAGCTGACAAGAGTCGTTCACGATCACAGTAAGATGAGCCCTGTACTCACAAGGGCCAGAGGACCTCTCCATGGGTTAGTGGCCATTtctccaaaagcaacataaaaagcaaGATTAGATTACAATTGCCAAATGCCCTCTGGGACAAAAACTGTAATGTTTGGAGACAAATTTTGTGGTCTGATGACAGTAGAGTTGAAGTATTTTTCCATAATGACCATCATCACATTTGGAAGAAAACTGTAGAAGTCTGTGAATACCATCCTGGCCATGAAGTACAGGTGATAGTATCATGctttgtagatgtttttttttgctggaggAATGGCTACGCTTCACAAAATAGATAGCCTTTGAGAAACAACATCGGAGGAACACCTCAAACCATCACCCAACGGACGAAAGCTTTGTCACAAATAGGTCTTAAACACTGACATGTCTCTTCGCATGCTACCAAATTATTTAGAAAGTGGTTTAAGAAAACCATGTCACTGGTTTAAGGACGCCACAAAGCCCTGATCTCAGTGCTATTGCCTTATTGCCTTGTCATACAGCGGTTCTATCAGAAGAAATTAGCTAAAATTGCTGAAGCTTGTGGGAGGACACCCAGAACATTTCTCCAAACTCATGCTGTTTAAGGCAATTTTACCAAAAATACTAAGGAAAtgtatgcagatttttttaatttaaagaaaatgtaaaagaaatatcaaatctaaataattttggcCATTCTTACTGAAATAAGACAGGAAATGTCAAGTCTTAATTCATGTccaagagggaagaaaaaaggtccttttttaaatgtcttttacaaACAAGCATTAAGAAAGTGTGCAAATACTTTACTTAAAGGGGAACCTTTCAAAA is a window of Xiphophorus maculatus strain JP 163 A chromosome 4, X_maculatus-5.0-male, whole genome shotgun sequence DNA encoding:
- the pcdh9 gene encoding protocadherin-9 isoform X4, whose protein sequence is MDLKDYYLLAALLACIWLDPSIAQELIYPIREELQENVLIGNIPKDLNISHTNAATGASANLVYRLVSKAGDNPLVRVLSSTGEIFTTSNRIDREKLCPGPSFEDSECSFEIEVVILPNDFFRLIKIKIIVKDTNDNAPMFPSPVINISIPENTLINSRFAIPSATDPDTGPNSVHKYELINGQSAFGLDIVETPEGEKWPQLIVQQNLDREQKDTYVMKIKVEDGGSPQKSSTAILQVTVTDVNDNKPVFKESQIEVHIPENSPIGTSVVQLQATDADIGANADIHYVFGTQVSPATKRLFALNTTSGLITVQRPLDREETAIHKLSVLASDGSSSPARATVTINVTDVNDNPPNIDLRYIISPINGTVFLSEKDPINTKIALITVSDRDTDINGKVICFIEKDVPFHLKAVYDNQYLLETSALLDYEGTKEYNFKIVASDSGKPSLNQTALVRVRLEDENDNPPIFTQPVIELPVMENNKRDLFLTTLTATDEDSGKNAEIVYQLGPNASFFDLDRKTGVLTASRVFDREDQDRFLFTVTARDNGTPPLQTQATVIVTVLDENDNNPKFTHNHFQFFVSENLPKYSTVGVITVTDSDAGENAAVSLSILNDNENFILDPYSGVIKSNVSFDREQQSSYTFDVKAVDSGRPPCSSVAKVTINVIDVNDNTPIVIYPPSNTSFKLVPLSSIPGSVVAEVFAVDGDTGMNAELKYTIVSGNNKGLFRIDPVTGNITLEEKPAITDIGLHRLVVNISDLGYPKSLHTLVLVFLYVNDTVGNATLIYDLIRRTMETPIDRNIGESSETYQNGDYLTIMIAFVTGALVVIIVIFVTVLLRCRHASRFKAAQRKKQGAEWMSPNTENKQNKKKKRKKRKSPKSSLLNFVTIEGNKPDDPAHEPINGTISLPTELEEQGIGRFDWNATPTTTFKPSSPDLARHYKSASPQSAFHLKADTPVSVKKHHVIQELPLDNTFVGACDTLSKRSSTSSDHFSASESSSQGGFKTKGPMHTRQQAQDDFYEQASPDKRTEADGNSDPNSDGPLGPRGLVEATEMCTQECLVLGHSDNCWMPPTLGSYQHPKSPVSSFSSQREWGQKDKLLNGHTLSRTWKNESGRSEHFVDRKQFGSEEGHFTSSSMADIPLVSLKSCQSASCPDSPKDQQL
- the pcdh9 gene encoding protocadherin-9 isoform X3, translating into MDLKDYYLLAALLACIWLDPSIAQELIYPIREELQENVLIGNIPKDLNISHTNAATGASANLVYRLVSKAGDNPLVRVLSSTGEIFTTSNRIDREKLCPGPSFEDSECSFEIEVVILPNDFFRLIKIKIIVKDTNDNAPMFPSPVINISIPENTLINSRFAIPSATDPDTGPNSVHKYELINGQSAFGLDIVETPEGEKWPQLIVQQNLDREQKDTYVMKIKVEDGGSPQKSSTAILQVTVTDVNDNKPVFKESQIEVHIPENSPIGTSVVQLQATDADIGANADIHYVFGTQVSPATKRLFALNTTSGLITVQRPLDREETAIHKLSVLASDGSSSPARATVTINVTDVNDNPPNIDLRYIISPINGTVFLSEKDPINTKIALITVSDRDTDINGKVICFIEKDVPFHLKAVYDNQYLLETSALLDYEGTKEYNFKIVASDSGKPSLNQTALVRVRLEDENDNPPIFTQPVIELPVMENNKRDLFLTTLTATDEDSGKNAEIVYQLGPNASFFDLDRKTGVLTASRVFDREDQDRFLFTVTARDNGTPPLQTQATVIVTVLDENDNNPKFTHNHFQFFVSENLPKYSTVGVITVTDSDAGENAAVSLSILNDNENFILDPYSGVIKSNVSFDREQQSSYTFDVKAVDSGRPPCSSVAKVTINVIDVNDNTPIVIYPPSNTSFKLVPLSSIPGSVVAEVFAVDGDTGMNAELKYTIVSGNNKGLFRIDPVTGNITLEEKPAITDIGLHRLVVNISDLGYPKSLHTLVLVFLYVNDTVGNATLIYDLIRRTMETPIDRNIGESSETYQNGDYLTIMIAFVTGALVVIIVIFVTVLLRCRHASRFKAAQRKKQGAEWMSPNTENKQNKKKKRKKRKSPKSSLLNFVTIEGNKPDDPAHEPINGTISLPTELEEQGIGRFDWNATPTTTFKPSSPDLARHYKSASPQSAFHLKADTPVSVKKHHVIQELPLDNTFVGACDTLSKRSSTSSDHFSASESSSQGGFKTKGPMHTRQQGTLTRARTELNPEYLDLRPRAELNPEYWTPCTPLAQDDFYEQASPDKRTEADGNSDPNSDGPLGPRGLVEATEMCTQECLVLGHSDNCWMPPTLGSYQHPKSPVSSFSSQREWGQKDKLLNGHTLSRTWKNESGRSEHFVDRKQFGSEEGHFTSSSMADIPLVSLKSCQSASCPDSPKDQQL